In Phocoena phocoena chromosome 8, mPhoPho1.1, whole genome shotgun sequence, the following are encoded in one genomic region:
- the KCTD21 gene encoding BTB/POZ domain-containing protein KCTD21, with translation MSDPITLNVGGKLYTTSLATLTSFPDSMLGAMFSGKMPTKRDSQGHCFIDRDGKVFRYILNFLRTSHLDLPEDFQEMGLLRREADFYQVQPLIEALQEKEVELSKAEKNAMLNITLNQRVQTVHFTVREAPQIYSLSSSSMEVFNANIFSTSCLFLKLLGSKLFYCSNGNLSSITSHLQDPNHLTLDWVANVEGLPEEEYTKQNLKRLWVVPANKQINSFQVFMEEVLKIALSDGFCIDSSHPHAVDFMNNKIIRLIRYR, from the coding sequence ATGTCTGACCCCATCACACTGAATGTCGGGGGGAAGCTCTATACAACCTCACTGGCAACCTTGACCAGCTTCCCTGACTCCATGCTGGGCGCCATGTTCAGCGGGAAGATGCCCACCAAGAGGGACAGCCAGGGCCACTGCTTCATTGACCGTGACGGCAAAGTGTTCCGCTACATCCTCAACTTCCTGCGAACCTCCCACCTGGACTTGCCCGAGGACTTCCAGGAGATGGGCCTGCTCCGCAGGGAGGCTGACTTCTACCAGGTGCAGCCCCTGATTGAGGCCCTGCAGGAGAAGGAGGTGGAGCTGTCCAAGGCCGAGAAGAATGCCATGCTCAACATCACGCTGAACCAGCGTGTGCAGACGGTCCACTTCACTGTGCGTGAGGCACCCCAGATCTACAGCCTGTCCTCTTCCAGCATGGAGGTCTTCAACGCCAACATCTTCAGCACCTCTTGCCTCTTCCTCAAGCTTCTCGGCTCCAAGCTCTTCTACTGCTCCAATGGCAACCTATCCTCCATCACCAGCCATTTGCAAGACCCCAACCACCTGACTCTGGACTGGGTGGCCAATGTGGAGGGCCTGCCTGAGGAGGAGTACACCAAGCAGAACCTCAAGAGGCTCTGGGTGGTGCCAGCCAACAAGCAGATCAACAGCTTCCAGGTCTTCATGGAGGAGGTGCTGAAAATCGCGCTGAGTGACGGCTTCTGCATCGATTCTTCTCACCCACACGCTGTGGATTTTATGAACAATAAGATTATTCGATTAATACGGTACAGGTAA